One window from the genome of Oreochromis niloticus isolate F11D_XX linkage group LG20, O_niloticus_UMD_NMBU, whole genome shotgun sequence encodes:
- the nemp1 gene encoding nuclear envelope integral membrane protein 1, translated as MAGCMKIINGFISANARLMVLAVLLIWLPQISQQDTGKEHEITNLRDGEDYVMSGSNRFCYRNTVSPTWRQTWTRIQVKVWSSEVFKVDTVEGEEELQELDRFSFWGWFQSLLREKHNETVINISLFTKKTCFKVEPTGNAQYTVKPIRKFDIYLFLLFLAGALLFFFADSLSRSQAFFYSAGMSTGMIASLIILFFILARFLPKKSPFYVLIVGGWSFSVYAIQLVFRNLSVILREHWHVALGYVAIVGFISFAVCYRYGPLVDEKSINILSWTLQLFGLLLVYLGIQIQQVAFAIIVAALFTKNLEYPVYLLVAAWRKIKRYIHWKPQPRRLLTEEEYQKEAEEETRRALEELRKYCNSPEFSPWKTVSRLQSPKRFADFVEGSPHLMSNEVSIHAQEYGFGGSFFEDELFDTDDEDDDDIVPVTKPE; from the exons ATGGCGGGATGCATGAAAATTATAAACGGTTTTATCTCAGCAAATGCTAGATTAATGGTTCTTGCGGTGCTCCTTATTTGGTTACCTCAAATCTCACAACAGGATACGG GTAAAGAACACGAAATAACTAATCTGCGGGATGGTGAGGACTATGTCATGTCAGGATCCAACCGGTTTTGTTACAGAAACACTGTATCGCCAACCTGGAGGCAGACATGGACAAGAATTCAG GTCAAAGTGTGGAGTTCAGAGGTGTTTAAGGTGGACACTGTGGAAGGTGAGGAGGAACTGCAGGAGCTCGATCGCTTCAGTTTTTGGGGCTGGTTCCAGAGCCTGCTGCGAGAGAAGCACAATGAGACTGTTATTAACATCAGCCTGTTCACCAAGAAGACATGCTTCAAGGTCGAGCCTACTGGGAATGCGCAATACACTGTCAAACCCATTCGCA AGTTTGATATATATCTATTCTTGCTATTCCTCGCTGGAgcattgctgtttttctttgcagACTCACTCAGCAG GAGTCAGGCTTTCTTCTACTCTGCCGGTATGAGCACTGGCATGATTGCCTCTCTCATAATCCTCTTTTTCATTCTGGCACGCTTTTTACCAAAG AAAAGCCCCTTTTATGTGTTGATAGTTGGAGGCTGGTCATTCTCTGTGTACGCAATCCAGCTTGTGTTCAGGAACCTCAGCGTTATTCTCCGAGAGCACTGGCATGTGGCATTAG gTTATGTAGCAATTGTGGGATTCATCAGTTTTGCTGTGTGTTACCGTTACGGCCCTCTGGTTGATGAGAAGAGCATTAACATCCTGTCGTGGACCCTGCAGCTCTTTGGTCTGCTCCTGGTTTATTTAGGAATTCAGATTCAACAAGTTGCCTTCGCTATCATTGTAGCTGCTTTGTTTACCAAAAACCTGGAGTACCCAGTCTATCTGCTGGTTGCTGCATGGAG AAAAATCAAGCGGTATATCCACTGGAAGCCACAGCCACGACGCCTGCTGACTGAGGAGGAGTATCAAAAGGAAGCTGAGGAAGAGACTCGGCGGGCTCTGGAGGAGCTGCGGAAATACTGTAACAGCCCAGAGTTCAGCCCATGGAAGACAGTGTCTAGACTTCAGTCTCCGAAAAG GTTTGCTGATTTTGTCGAAGGCTCCCCGCACTTGATGTCTAACGAGGTGTCCATCCACGCCCAGGAATACGGTTTTGGAGGATCTTTCTTTGAGGATGAACTCTTTGATACGGACGACGAAGATGACGACGATATTGTACCTGTGACGAAACCAGAGTGA
- the ormdl2 gene encoding ORM1-like protein 2, whose amino-acid sequence MNVGVAHSEVNPNTRVMNSRGIWLTYLLLTVVLHIVLLSIPFFTVPLVWTLTNVIHNLVMYLFLHTVKGTPFETPDQGKARLLTHWEQMDYGVQFTSSRKFLTISPIVLYILASFYTKYDRTHFLINTCSLLSVLLPKLPQFHGVRIFGINKY is encoded by the exons ATGAATGTGGGCGTCGCTCACAGCGAGGTAAACCCCAACACGCGGGTGATGAACAGCAGAGGGATATGGCTCACCTATCTGCTGCTCACTGTCGTGTTGCACATCGTCCTGCTCAGCATCCCTTTCTTCACTGTCCCGCTGGTCTGGACACTAACGAACGTCATCCACAATCTG GTGATGTACCTGTTTCTGCACACAGTGAAGGGCACTCCCTTTGAAACACCAGACCAAGGCAAAGCCCGTCTGCTCACACACTGGGAACAGATGGATTACGGCGTCCAGTTCACGTCTTCACGTAAATTTCTTACCATCTCACCAATTGTTCT ATATATTCTTGCAAGTTTCTACACAAAATACGATCGTACGCATTTCCTCATCAACACGTGCTCGCTCCTTAGCGTCCTCCTCCCAAAGCTGCCTCAGTTTCATGGAGTACGGATATTTGGGATCAACAAGTACTGA